A stretch of Actinomycetota bacterium DNA encodes these proteins:
- a CDS encoding DUF4190 domain-containing protein — translation MEEERMEEERVEMKEEEEGTQEVNGYLACRHCGKLMPSTARYCHACGRELGAADASVWGTGIYGTGSGSGVASPPGAVAPPPGPPPPCPSPYPYRPGSPYWPAYPCQPPYRPRRMDEAAVISLVCALASFVILPFFPAVAAITLGFVSRQRIREGGGSLEGAGLALAGIILGVINVALCLGVFMLLVVLVARP, via the coding sequence ATGGAAGAGGAGAGGATGGAGGAAGAGAGGGTGGAAATGAAGGAGGAAGAGGAGGGGACGCAGGAGGTAAACGGGTACCTCGCATGCCGGCACTGCGGAAAGCTCATGCCCTCCACGGCCCGTTACTGCCACGCCTGCGGCCGGGAGCTAGGGGCCGCCGACGCCTCGGTTTGGGGCACGGGGATATACGGGACGGGATCTGGGTCCGGGGTAGCGTCCCCGCCGGGCGCCGTCGCCCCTCCCCCGGGTCCGCCGCCGCCATGTCCCTCCCCCTATCCCTACCGTCCCGGCTCACCGTATTGGCCTGCCTATCCCTGCCAGCCCCCGTACAGGCCGCGCAGGATGGATGAGGCGGCGGTGATCTCCCTCGTCTGCGCGCTGGCCAGTTTCGTGATCCTCCCCTTTTTCCCCGCCGTGGCGGCCATCACGCTGGGGTTCGTATCGCGCCAGCGCATCCGTGAAGGGGGAGGGAGCCTGGAGGGGGCCGGGCTTGCGCTGGCGGGGATCATCTTGGGCGTGATCAACGTGGCCTTATGCCTGGGGGTGTTCATGCTCCTTGTGGTGCTGGTCGCTCGCCCATAG
- a CDS encoding MFS transporter, with the protein MKRLLALVCLVIFVDSLGYGVVVPVMPVYARDLGIGELGLGMLFDSYALGNIVAAVPFGLVSDRFGRRPFLVFGMLAMAGAFVLYAYSGTYAALFLSRCLDGVTAAANWSVGLAIIADAYPAGERGRGMGMVMAAMGAGAIAGPAMGGAFADWLGHRAPFLLVAGICVLGGVMALTSRDLRHVGPRGSEAGYGRMMREVLAYPGMVLVLVIVMMGTVSLGVLEPLFPVHLRENLGLSSTAIGLLFALTVLFYTLASPLAGSLADRRGKRGLLAAGLAATALAAPALTFSRDLATAAALFAVCGVTIALFETPTLPLIADLLTGRAEADVHGTAFGLFNMAWAIGYLLGPAAGGFLAQRHGLPTAMIVLSVPMLVLAWRAWETL; encoded by the coding sequence GTGAAGAGGCTCCTGGCCCTGGTGTGCCTGGTCATCTTCGTGGACAGCCTGGGATACGGCGTGGTGGTCCCGGTGATGCCCGTCTACGCGCGGGACCTGGGGATAGGTGAGCTGGGGCTGGGCATGCTCTTCGACTCCTATGCCCTGGGGAACATCGTCGCCGCCGTCCCCTTCGGCCTCGTCTCCGACCGTTTCGGGCGACGGCCCTTCCTGGTCTTCGGCATGCTGGCCATGGCCGGCGCCTTCGTCCTCTATGCCTACTCCGGCACCTACGCGGCGCTCTTCCTCTCGCGTTGCCTGGACGGGGTGACCGCGGCGGCCAACTGGTCGGTGGGCCTGGCCATCATCGCTGACGCCTACCCGGCGGGGGAAAGGGGCCGGGGTATGGGCATGGTGATGGCGGCCATGGGGGCCGGGGCCATCGCGGGGCCGGCCATGGGAGGCGCCTTCGCCGACTGGCTGGGACACCGCGCTCCCTTCCTCTTGGTGGCGGGGATCTGCGTCCTCGGCGGGGTCATGGCCTTGACCAGCCGGGACCTCCGGCACGTGGGGCCGCGCGGCAGCGAGGCGGGTTACGGGCGGATGATGCGCGAGGTGCTGGCATATCCCGGCATGGTCCTCGTCCTCGTCATCGTGATGATGGGCACGGTGAGCCTGGGAGTGCTGGAGCCCCTCTTCCCCGTCCACCTCCGGGAGAACCTGGGGCTCTCGAGCACGGCCATCGGCCTCCTCTTCGCCCTCACCGTCCTCTTCTATACCCTGGCCAGCCCGCTGGCGGGTTCCCTAGCCGACCGGCGGGGTAAGCGCGGGCTCCTGGCCGCGGGGCTGGCGGCGACGGCGCTGGCCGCCCCCGCGCTCACCTTCTCCCGCGACCTGGCCACGGCGGCGGCGCTCTTCGCTGTCTGCGGCGTCACCATCGCCCTCTTCGAGACCCCCACCCTGCCTCTCATCGCCGACCTGCTGACGGGCAGGGCGGAGGCGGACGTGCACGGCACCGCCTTCGGCCTCTTCAACATGGCCTGGGCCATAGGATACCTGCTGGGTCCGGCGGCCGGGGGGTTCCTGGCCCAGAGGCACGGACTGCCCACGGCGATGATCGTGCTCTCCGTGCCCATGCTGGTGCTGGCATGGAGGGCATGGGAGACGCTATGA
- a CDS encoding tRNA 4-thiouridine(8) synthase ThiI produces MAEGDASGAKGRRALVLFSGGLDSMLAAELLRRCGVEVLALTFTTPFFGKAVAERVAAGMGLELEVMDITARHLEVVKNPRYGYGRNMNPCIDCHALMVRVAAERLRDLGADFVATGEVLGERPKSQNRQALELVARHSGAGDLLLRPLSARLLPETRPEREGWVERELLLDLSGRSRRRQMELAEEWGLKDYQSPAGGCLLTDAGFSSRLRELMSRVPDFDGADAELLKVGRHAWAGSTLIVLGRRHQENLRLVELALPSDVLLRDRELPGPTALLRAFPRGASPNRREVREAACLLGLYGKKKRPLEPRDLAEVERGGGEEGSQPV; encoded by the coding sequence ATGGCGGAGGGTGACGCGTCCGGCGCGAAGGGGCGCAGGGCTTTGGTGCTCTTCTCCGGCGGCCTCGATTCCATGCTGGCTGCGGAGCTGCTCAGGCGCTGCGGCGTGGAGGTGCTGGCCCTGACCTTTACCACCCCCTTCTTCGGAAAAGCGGTGGCGGAGAGGGTCGCCGCGGGGATGGGCCTGGAGCTGGAGGTGATGGACATCACCGCGCGCCACCTCGAGGTGGTGAAGAACCCGCGCTACGGCTACGGCAGGAACATGAATCCCTGCATCGACTGCCACGCGCTCATGGTGAGGGTGGCGGCGGAGCGTCTCCGGGACCTGGGGGCGGACTTCGTGGCCACGGGGGAGGTGCTTGGGGAGCGGCCCAAGAGCCAGAACCGCCAGGCCCTGGAGCTGGTGGCGCGCCATTCGGGGGCCGGGGACCTGCTACTCCGGCCGCTCTCCGCCCGCCTCCTGCCCGAGACCCGGCCGGAGCGGGAGGGGTGGGTGGAGAGGGAGCTCCTCCTGGACCTCTCCGGCCGCTCCCGGCGCAGGCAGATGGAGCTGGCGGAGGAGTGGGGGCTTAAGGATTACCAGAGCCCCGCCGGGGGGTGCCTGCTCACCGACGCTGGCTTCAGCTCCCGGTTGAGGGAGCTGATGTCGCGGGTGCCGGATTTCGACGGGGCCGACGCGGAGCTGCTCAAGGTGGGAAGGCATGCCTGGGCGGGCAGCACCCTCATCGTGCTCGGACGCAGGCACCAGGAGAACCTGCGCCTGGTGGAGCTGGCCTTGCCCAGCGATGTGTTGCTGCGGGATAGGGAGCTGCCGGGGCCCACGGCCCTCCTGCGCGCCTTCCCGCGAGGGGCCTCGCCCAACCGGAGGGAGGTCAGGGAGGCCGCGTGCTTGCTGGGATTATATGGAAAGAAAAAGAGGCCCCTCGAGCCGCGGGACCTGGCGGAGGTGGAGCGCGGCGGCGGTGAGGAGGGTTCGCAGCCTGTTTGA
- a CDS encoding leucine--tRNA ligase: MNERYDFKAIEEKWRRRWEDSDLYLSRELPGVPKRYVLVMFPYPSGPAHIGHVANYNLGDVLARYLRRKGFNVLHPMGWDGFGLPAENAAIRSGVHPAKYTWDNIALLKEGLQRLGYSYDWGRELATCAPDYYRWTQWLFLRFLEKGLAYKAEGWANWCPSCRTVLANEQVIAGHCERCDTLVEQKALSQWFLRITAYAERLLEDMRELEGWPESVLTMQRNWIGRSEGCEVFFRIKGMDTEIPIFTTRPDTLWGVTFFLLAPEHPLVDELTRGTPRAEEVARFRERLRGVSSIERTAMDTEKDGVFTGAYAVNPVNGEEVPIWTANFVLMEYGTGAVMAVPAHDQRDFEFARKFGLPIRVVIQPPGGGLRPEEMEEAYVDPGIMVDSGDFDGLDSEEGKLRAVPDLLEERGWGRRAVNYRLRDWLISRQRYWGVPIPVVYCGECGMVPVPDEELPVLLPEDVEFEFEGPSPLERSQEFRRTVCPHCGGEAERETDTMDTFVDSSWYYIRYASPHCEEAAFDPEAVRYWLPVDQYIGGIEHAIMHLLYSRFFTKVLKDLGLVDFSEPFTNLLCQGMVVMGGAKMSKSKGNIITPEQFIDTYGADTLRLFILFLGPPEADKEWSDSGIEGAHRFLNRVWRLLYRYLDILTLKTQPVPSDSEVRKRLSHLTHRTIKKVTEDIERFAFNTAIAAIMEFTNGLYREIEAAPDAFNTFEGHEAMRTLVLLLAPFAPFICEELWEELGGEFSVHSQSWPEYDPELARAERITLVLQVNGKVRERVEVDADVTPEEMEKIALSSRRVGEYTAGKDIAKVVVVPGKLVNVVVR, encoded by the coding sequence ATGAACGAAAGATATGACTTCAAGGCCATAGAGGAGAAATGGAGGCGCCGCTGGGAGGATTCGGACCTCTACCTTTCCCGCGAGCTTCCCGGCGTGCCCAAACGATACGTGCTGGTGATGTTTCCCTACCCCTCCGGGCCCGCCCATATCGGCCACGTGGCCAACTACAACCTCGGTGACGTGCTGGCGCGCTATCTGCGCCGGAAGGGGTTCAACGTGCTTCACCCCATGGGCTGGGACGGCTTCGGTCTCCCCGCGGAGAACGCGGCCATCCGCTCCGGGGTGCATCCCGCCAAGTATACCTGGGACAACATCGCGCTGCTCAAGGAGGGACTGCAGCGCCTGGGGTATTCCTACGACTGGGGTCGCGAGCTGGCCACCTGCGCGCCCGATTACTATCGGTGGACGCAGTGGCTCTTCCTGCGCTTCCTGGAGAAAGGGCTCGCCTACAAGGCGGAGGGATGGGCCAACTGGTGTCCATCGTGCCGCACCGTGCTGGCCAACGAACAGGTCATCGCGGGCCACTGCGAACGCTGCGACACCCTGGTGGAGCAGAAGGCCCTCTCGCAGTGGTTCCTGCGCATCACCGCCTACGCGGAGCGGCTGCTGGAGGACATGCGGGAGCTGGAGGGCTGGCCGGAGAGCGTGCTCACCATGCAGCGCAACTGGATAGGCCGCTCCGAGGGGTGTGAGGTCTTCTTCCGCATCAAGGGCATGGACACCGAGATACCCATCTTCACCACCCGCCCAGACACCCTCTGGGGGGTCACCTTCTTCCTCCTGGCGCCCGAGCATCCCCTGGTGGACGAGCTCACGCGCGGCACTCCCCGCGCGGAAGAGGTGGCGCGTTTCCGGGAGAGGCTGCGGGGGGTCTCCAGCATAGAGCGCACGGCCATGGACACGGAGAAGGACGGGGTCTTCACCGGCGCCTACGCGGTGAACCCGGTCAACGGCGAGGAGGTTCCCATCTGGACCGCCAATTTCGTGCTCATGGAATACGGCACGGGGGCGGTGATGGCCGTGCCCGCCCACGACCAGAGGGATTTCGAGTTCGCGCGCAAGTTCGGCCTCCCCATCCGCGTGGTCATCCAGCCCCCCGGGGGGGGACTGCGCCCGGAGGAGATGGAGGAGGCCTACGTGGATCCCGGCATCATGGTGGATTCGGGGGATTTCGACGGCCTGGACAGCGAGGAGGGGAAGCTGCGCGCCGTGCCCGACCTGCTGGAGGAGCGCGGCTGGGGGAGGCGCGCGGTGAACTACCGCCTGCGTGACTGGCTCATCTCCCGGCAGCGCTACTGGGGGGTGCCCATACCCGTGGTTTACTGCGGCGAATGCGGCATGGTGCCGGTGCCGGACGAGGAGCTGCCGGTGCTGCTCCCGGAGGACGTGGAGTTCGAGTTCGAGGGCCCCTCGCCCCTGGAGCGTTCGCAGGAGTTCAGGCGCACCGTCTGCCCCCACTGCGGGGGGGAGGCGGAGAGGGAGACGGACACCATGGACACCTTCGTGGATTCCTCGTGGTACTACATCCGCTACGCCAGCCCCCACTGCGAAGAAGCGGCCTTCGATCCCGAGGCGGTGCGCTACTGGCTGCCCGTGGACCAGTACATCGGAGGCATCGAGCACGCCATTATGCACCTCCTGTACTCGCGCTTCTTCACCAAGGTGCTCAAGGACCTGGGGCTGGTGGATTTCTCGGAGCCCTTCACCAACCTCCTCTGCCAGGGCATGGTGGTCATGGGCGGGGCGAAGATGAGCAAGTCCAAAGGGAACATCATCACCCCCGAGCAGTTCATCGACACCTACGGGGCGGACACCCTGCGCCTCTTCATCCTCTTCCTGGGCCCCCCCGAGGCGGACAAAGAGTGGAGCGATTCCGGCATCGAGGGGGCGCATCGCTTCCTCAACCGCGTCTGGCGCCTCCTGTACCGCTACCTGGATATCCTGACCTTGAAGACCCAGCCCGTCCCCAGTGACTCCGAGGTGCGCAAGCGCCTCTCGCACCTCACCCACCGCACCATCAAGAAGGTGACGGAGGACATCGAGCGCTTCGCCTTCAACACCGCCATCGCCGCCATCATGGAGTTCACCAACGGGTTGTACCGCGAGATCGAGGCGGCGCCGGATGCCTTCAACACCTTCGAGGGACACGAGGCCATGCGGACCCTCGTCCTCCTCCTCGCCCCCTTCGCGCCCTTCATCTGCGAGGAGCTCTGGGAGGAACTGGGAGGAGAGTTCAGCGTTCATTCCCAGTCCTGGCCGGAATACGACCCCGAGCTGGCGAGGGCGGAACGTATCACCCTGGTGCTGCAGGTGAACGGCAAGGTGAGGGAGCGCGTGGAGGTCGACGCGGACGTCACCCCCGAGGAGATGGAGAAGATCGCCCTCTCCTCGCGCCGCGTGGGGGAATATACCGCCGGAAAGGACATCGCCAAGGTGGTGGTGGTGCCGGGCAAACTGGTCAACGTGGTGGTGCGCTGA
- a CDS encoding helix-hairpin-helix domain-containing protein, with protein MDRLTDLLDRLADLPRWQLAVMALCAAALVAGGYVLLRPHSRTAAEFISAEGGGEELSPEAREVVVYVAGEVASPGVMRLREGSRVVDALEQAGGPTPDADLETLNLAQPLQDGQKIQVPRAGEGAGAPGGGGSGKVNINLAGRQELEKLPGIGPTLAERIIAYRESKGGFRSVEELKKVSGIGEKKFAEIRDLVEV; from the coding sequence ATGGACCGCCTGACCGACCTTCTGGACCGCTTGGCGGACTTGCCCCGCTGGCAGCTGGCCGTCATGGCCCTTTGCGCGGCCGCCCTCGTCGCGGGGGGATACGTGCTCCTGCGTCCTCACTCGCGTACCGCCGCTGAGTTCATCTCAGCGGAGGGCGGCGGGGAAGAGTTATCCCCGGAGGCGCGGGAGGTGGTGGTCTATGTGGCGGGGGAGGTCGCGAGCCCCGGGGTGATGCGCCTACGCGAGGGGAGCCGCGTCGTCGATGCCCTGGAGCAGGCCGGAGGCCCCACCCCCGACGCCGACCTGGAGACCCTCAACCTCGCGCAGCCCCTGCAGGACGGACAGAAGATACAGGTTCCTCGCGCGGGCGAGGGGGCGGGCGCACCGGGTGGGGGTGGGAGCGGGAAGGTCAACATCAACCTCGCCGGCCGCCAGGAGCTCGAGAAATTGCCGGGAATCGGGCCGACTCTCGCGGAACGCATCATCGCCTATCGCGAGAGCAAAGGCGGGTTCAGAAGCGTGGAGGAGCTAAAAAAGGTATCCGGCATAGGGGAGAAGAAGTTCGCCGAGATACGGGACCTGGTGGAGGTCTAG
- a CDS encoding ComEC/Rec2 family competence protein translates to MSGEGTAYRGRLLWCACAMALGALAGCTGSPLKVCTALACMAACAVGALLVPRGWKRGTVCACAVFALAGLCLGGARQARWRGREGAAGEVAVRGVVEPGCRGDRSDIASLFRVEEVLESVGSGGGKGSARGDLYLLRAGEGTVEGLLWGDRVEVRGSLYLYGRAKGGVGGSLAAEEIRVLGHTGNPLLRAANAYRASLRKAVAGVAPGEAGLIQGMVLGDYRFLEAGDLRAFRLSGLVHLCAASGLHVAMLAAFLDRLGRRARLPRRLVLLLQVPLLATYALAAGLTAPVLRAAAVAVVATWAFLRGRDFDLLPALGAAMIYMVVRDPGAAGGTSFQLSFAAATGISLLHRPLESLLPRTPRRGPSLLAATLAAQLSVAPLLLYRFGEVSLLAPAGNLLAIPLLAPLMALAMLSPLLEMAGIPAAGMLMRGAALCARALTRVAHCVSSPGWAALRVFPLSPAWLALYYPALAAAFLGGGRWRRAGRAALALLLAAAILAGLPWPSGNAFRGGGVTVTFLDVGQGDAALLRAPSGACVLIDGGRDDRVLAAGLRSRGIRYLEAVLVSHLEMDHIGGLEGALESCGVGMLVYPEVKETERAGERLLSLAGELGIPLRAMRRGDRLSLGGMTLQALGPGGDMPPELPANERSLVLRVSTPGLSVLFAGDVEENGEEALMRDAASLKSDVLKVPHHGGYARTGADFFALVDPRVAVVSVGEDNPYGHPAPGTLEDLRRTGCAVYRTDRSGDILVRVGDGGYRVECEREGAPP, encoded by the coding sequence TTGTCCGGGGAGGGGACAGCCTACCGGGGGCGCCTTCTGTGGTGCGCGTGCGCCATGGCCCTGGGGGCGCTGGCGGGATGCACGGGCTCTCCTCTGAAGGTCTGCACGGCGCTGGCATGCATGGCGGCGTGCGCCGTCGGCGCTCTCCTTGTCCCCCGGGGATGGAAACGGGGGACGGTGTGCGCCTGCGCCGTCTTCGCGCTGGCGGGACTGTGTCTGGGAGGCGCCCGCCAAGCCCGCTGGCGGGGCAGGGAGGGAGCGGCGGGGGAGGTGGCGGTGAGGGGGGTGGTGGAGCCGGGCTGCCGCGGAGACCGCAGCGATATCGCCAGCCTTTTTCGGGTGGAGGAGGTCCTGGAGAGCGTGGGCTCCGGAGGCGGGAAGGGCTCCGCCAGGGGAGACCTGTACCTGTTGCGGGCGGGAGAGGGGACGGTGGAGGGACTGCTCTGGGGAGACCGCGTGGAGGTCAGGGGCTCGCTATACCTGTACGGCAGGGCGAAGGGAGGGGTGGGCGGCAGTCTGGCGGCGGAGGAGATAAGGGTATTGGGCCACACCGGGAACCCCCTGCTGCGGGCCGCCAATGCCTATCGCGCCTCCCTGCGAAAAGCGGTGGCGGGAGTGGCTCCCGGAGAGGCGGGGCTCATCCAGGGCATGGTGCTGGGTGATTACCGTTTTCTGGAAGCAGGCGACCTGAGGGCCTTCCGCCTCTCCGGACTGGTGCACCTCTGCGCCGCGTCCGGGCTGCACGTGGCCATGTTGGCGGCTTTCCTTGACCGCCTGGGACGCCGGGCGCGCCTTCCCCGCCGCCTGGTCTTGCTCCTGCAGGTGCCGCTGCTGGCCACCTATGCGCTGGCGGCCGGCCTCACCGCTCCCGTTTTGAGGGCGGCGGCGGTGGCGGTGGTGGCGACCTGGGCCTTTCTGCGCGGGCGGGATTTCGACCTTCTGCCCGCCCTGGGAGCGGCCATGATCTACATGGTGGTGCGGGACCCCGGCGCCGCCGGGGGCACCAGCTTCCAGCTCTCCTTCGCCGCCGCGACGGGGATCTCGCTCCTGCACCGTCCGCTGGAGTCCCTTCTTCCGCGGACACCCCGCCGTGGTCCTTCCCTGCTCGCCGCCACCCTGGCGGCCCAGCTCTCCGTGGCCCCGTTGCTCCTGTACCGTTTCGGGGAGGTGTCGCTGCTGGCGCCAGCGGGCAACCTGCTGGCGATACCGCTGTTGGCGCCGCTCATGGCCCTGGCCATGCTCTCCCCCCTTCTGGAGATGGCGGGGATCCCCGCCGCCGGGATGCTCATGCGGGGGGCGGCCCTGTGCGCGCGTGCCCTCACCCGGGTGGCTCACTGCGTGTCCTCGCCGGGATGGGCGGCCCTGCGCGTGTTCCCCCTCTCCCCCGCATGGCTGGCGTTATATTATCCCGCGCTGGCGGCGGCTTTCCTGGGCGGCGGGAGATGGAGGAGGGCGGGAAGGGCGGCGCTCGCCCTGCTGCTGGCGGCGGCCATCCTCGCGGGCCTGCCATGGCCGTCTGGAAATGCCTTCCGGGGAGGCGGTGTTACGGTGACCTTCCTGGACGTGGGGCAGGGGGATGCCGCGCTGCTGCGGGCGCCCTCCGGCGCCTGCGTGCTCATAGACGGCGGCAGGGATGACCGGGTCCTGGCAGCGGGCCTGCGCTCCCGGGGCATCCGGTACCTCGAGGCGGTGCTGGTCAGCCACCTGGAGATGGACCACATCGGGGGCCTGGAGGGCGCCCTCGAGTCATGTGGGGTGGGGATGCTGGTCTACCCCGAGGTAAAGGAGACGGAGAGGGCGGGGGAGAGGCTGTTGTCCCTGGCGGGGGAGCTGGGGATACCCCTGCGGGCCATGCGCAGGGGCGACCGCCTCTCCCTGGGAGGGATGACCCTGCAGGCCCTGGGACCCGGCGGGGACATGCCCCCGGAGCTTCCCGCCAACGAGCGCTCTCTGGTGCTGAGGGTCAGCACCCCGGGTCTCTCGGTGCTCTTCGCCGGCGACGTGGAGGAGAACGGCGAGGAGGCGCTGATGCGGGACGCGGCCTCCCTGAAGAGCGACGTGCTCAAGGTCCCGCACCACGGCGGGTATGCCCGGACCGGCGCCGATTTTTTCGCGCTGGTCGATCCGAGGGTGGCGGTGGTCAGCGTGGGGGAAGATAACCCTTACGGACATCCCGCGCCGGGGACCCTTGAGGACCTCCGGCGTACGGGATGCGCCGTCTACCGCACCGACCGGAGCGGTGATATATTGGTCCGTGTCGGCGACGGGGGCTACCGGGTGGAGTGCGAGAGAGAGGGCGCGCCCCCGTAG
- the holA gene encoding DNA polymerase III subunit delta translates to MSPVGRTPVYLIHGNQRLLVEEELTKLRSAMAEKVDPEFNLDVFEAGEDPLERALQSAETVPLAADRRYVIVKEAQRLTPSELKQLSGYLENPAESALLVLAAVDIKPGSSLLRMVEKAGRVKEVARTRSQIPGWVRERFKKKGLKVSGKALAYLQEALGDDLMAIENAVEKVAAYHEGEGEVDLDEVLALVSPSAESPAFEYVDRVAAGDTEMAVKLMRRLLEQGERPASLLNALSRRFRELLLYHALREEGRQEGEIAASMSLPPNRAWMVSRKLKPQSVGLEEKDFLAILSLLLDAEWGMKSGRWEDEYALERATAGAAGLVAAGKRRRPAPRAR, encoded by the coding sequence GTGAGCCCCGTGGGCAGGACCCCCGTATATCTCATCCACGGAAACCAGAGGCTGCTGGTGGAGGAGGAGCTGACGAAGCTGCGCTCCGCCATGGCGGAGAAAGTGGACCCCGAGTTCAACCTCGACGTCTTCGAGGCGGGCGAGGACCCGCTGGAGAGAGCCCTGCAGTCGGCGGAGACGGTGCCCCTGGCCGCGGACCGCCGCTACGTGATCGTAAAAGAGGCCCAGAGGCTCACGCCCTCCGAGCTCAAGCAGCTGTCCGGCTACCTCGAGAACCCCGCGGAGAGTGCCCTCCTGGTGCTGGCGGCGGTGGACATCAAGCCCGGGTCCTCGCTCCTGCGCATGGTGGAGAAGGCGGGGAGGGTCAAGGAGGTGGCCCGGACCAGGAGTCAGATCCCGGGATGGGTGAGGGAGAGGTTCAAAAAAAAAGGACTCAAGGTATCGGGCAAGGCCTTGGCGTATCTGCAGGAGGCCCTGGGGGACGACCTGATGGCCATAGAGAACGCGGTGGAGAAGGTGGCCGCCTACCACGAGGGGGAAGGGGAGGTGGACCTGGACGAGGTCCTGGCCCTGGTCTCCCCCTCGGCGGAGAGCCCGGCCTTCGAATACGTGGACCGGGTGGCGGCCGGAGACACGGAGATGGCGGTGAAGCTGATGCGGAGGCTGCTCGAGCAGGGCGAGCGCCCCGCCAGCCTCCTAAACGCCCTTTCCCGCCGCTTCCGCGAGCTGCTCCTCTATCATGCCCTGCGCGAGGAGGGCAGGCAGGAGGGAGAGATCGCCGCCAGCATGTCCCTGCCCCCGAACCGCGCCTGGATGGTGTCCAGGAAGCTCAAACCGCAGTCCGTGGGGCTGGAGGAAAAGGACTTCCTGGCCATCCTCTCGCTCCTCCTCGACGCGGAATGGGGCATGAAGTCGGGGAGGTGGGAGGACGAATACGCCCTGGAGCGCGCCACCGCTGGCGCCGCGGGGCTGGTGGCGGCCGGGAAGCGGCGCAGACCCGCGCCCCGCGCCCGCTGA
- a CDS encoding N-acetyl-gamma-glutamyl-phosphate reductase, which produces MRAGIIGASGYTGAELMRLLCLHPEVEVTYLTAQTYAGKRVTDLYPHLHKYANMRFEKFSLERAAEAADLHFLALPHGESMQVAPGLLDSGARVIDLSADYRLLDPEEYGRWYGAEHTSPGLLSEAVYGLPEIAGEGLAGARLVAVPGCYPTAALLALAPLAKAGVPGLDGAVVDAKSGVSGAGRSLSLAAHFAQAEGSVKPYGVGSHRHMPEMEQALGGLAGKRCRLVFTPHLVPMSRGILATCYVRVGDALEQEEVDRIYEEFCASRPFLVPLGRDRFPETKAVCGSNYCHLGWHLDPERGMLTVAAAIDNLVKGASGQAVQCMNLVCGWEESAGLEALGLFP; this is translated from the coding sequence ATGAGAGCGGGCATCATCGGGGCTTCCGGATACACGGGAGCCGAGCTCATGAGGTTATTATGCCTGCATCCGGAGGTCGAGGTCACCTACTTGACCGCGCAGACCTACGCGGGAAAACGGGTGACGGATCTCTATCCTCATTTGCATAAATATGCAAATATGCGTTTCGAGAAGTTCTCCCTGGAGCGGGCGGCGGAGGCGGCGGACCTCCACTTCCTGGCCCTGCCCCACGGCGAATCCATGCAGGTGGCGCCGGGGCTGCTTGATTCGGGGGCCAGGGTCATCGACCTCTCGGCCGATTACCGCCTGCTTGACCCGGAGGAATACGGGCGCTGGTACGGCGCAGAGCATACCTCCCCGGGGCTGCTCTCGGAGGCGGTCTACGGGCTGCCCGAGATAGCGGGGGAGGGGCTGGCGGGGGCGAGGCTGGTGGCGGTTCCCGGCTGCTATCCCACCGCGGCGCTCCTCGCCCTGGCCCCCCTGGCGAAGGCGGGCGTCCCGGGACTGGACGGCGCGGTGGTGGACGCCAAGTCGGGGGTGTCAGGGGCGGGAAGGTCGCTGTCGCTGGCGGCGCACTTTGCGCAGGCGGAGGGGAGCGTGAAGCCTTACGGGGTGGGCTCGCACCGGCATATGCCGGAGATGGAGCAGGCCCTGGGGGGGCTGGCGGGCAAAAGGTGCAGGCTGGTCTTCACCCCTCATCTGGTGCCCATGAGCAGGGGCATCCTGGCCACCTGTTACGTGCGCGTCGGGGATGCGCTGGAGCAGGAGGAAGTGGACCGCATCTACGAGGAGTTCTGCGCTTCGCGGCCCTTCCTTGTCCCCCTGGGAAGGGACCGCTTTCCGGAGACCAAGGCGGTGTGCGGCAGCAATTACTGCCACCTGGGATGGCACCTGGATCCCGAACGCGGGATGCTCACGGTGGCCGCGGCCATAGACAACCTGGTGAAGGGAGCTTCGGGACAGGCGGTGCAGTGCATGAACCTGGTGTGCGGCTGGGAGGAGAGCGCGGGCCTCGAGGCCTTGGGGCTCTTCCCGTAG